From the Mycobacterium sp. 155 genome, the window ATGAAAAGATCGGCCCATGTCCATACCCACCGCGTCCGACCGGATCGAGGTGACCGACGGCGACGTCACCTACATCCGCACCGACAAGGATCTGCCGCCGGTGGCGATCATCGACCGCTCACCGATCACCACGCGGCACAAGATCGTCTTTGCGATCATCGCGCTCGTCGGCGCCATCGCCTGGGCGGTGATCGCGTTCTTCCGCGGCGAGACCGTCAACGCGGTCTGGTTCGTGATCGCCGCGATCTGCACCTACGTCATCGGCTTCCGCTTCTATGCTCGGTTGATCGAGATGAAGATCGTCAGACCGCGCGACGACAATGCCACTCCGGCAGAACTTTTCGAGAACGCCACCGACTACGTGCCCACCGATCGGCGGGTGCTGTTCGGGCATCACTTCGCCGCCATCGCCGGAGCCGGCCCGCTCGTCGGCCCGGTGCTGGCCATGCAGATGGGCTACTTGCCCGGCACCATCTGGATCATCGTGGGTGCTGTGGTGGCCGGCTGCGTCCAGGACTATCTCGTGCTGGCGATCTCGGTACGCCGCCGCGGTCGGTCGCTGGGTCAGATGGCCCGCGACGAGCTCGGCGCGGTCGGCGGCGTCTCGGCCATCGTCGGGGTGCTGGTCATCATGGTGATCCTCTTGGCGGTGCTGGCGCTCGTGGTGGTCAATGCCCTGGCCGAAAGCCCGTGGGGCGTGTTTTCCATTGCGATGACCATTCCGATCGCCATCTTCATGGGCCTCTATCTGCGGTTCCTGCGGCCCGGCCGGGTGTCGGAAGTGTCTCTGATCGGTGTCGTGCTGTTGCTGTTCGCGGTGGTCTCCGGTGGTTGGGTCGCCGAAACCGATTGGGGTACCGACTGGTTCACGCTGTCGAAGGTGACGTTGTCGTGGTGCATCATCGTCTACGGCCTGGCCGCCTCGGTGCTTCCGGTGTGGCTGCTGCTGGCGCCCCGCGACTACCTGTCCACGTTCATGAAGGTCGGCACCATCGCGCTGCTGGCGATCGGCATCCTCATCGCCCGGCCCGTGATGGAGGCGCCTGCCATCTCGCAGTTCGCCGCCAGCGGCACCGGTCCGGTGTTCGCGGGCTCGCTGTTCCCATTCCTGTTCATCACCATCGCGTGCGGTGCGCTGTCGGGATTCCACTCCCTCATCTCGTCGGGCACCACGCCGAAGCTGCTGGAGAAGGAAGGCCAGATGCGGCTGATCGGGTACGGCGGCATGCTGACCGAGTCGTTCGTCGCGATCATGGCGCTGATCACCGCCGCAATCGTCAACCAGCACCTGTACTTCGTCATCAACGCCCCGTCCGCACAGACTGGCACCACCGCGCAGACCGCGGCCACCTACGTCAACAGCCTGGGCCTGTCCGGGTCCCCGATCACCCCGGACGAAATCACCGCGGCCGCCGCCGGTGTCGGCGAGGAGACGATCGTCTCGCGTACCGGTGGCGCACCGACTCTGGCCTTCGGCA encodes:
- a CDS encoding carbon starvation CstA family protein, with protein sequence MSIPTASDRIEVTDGDVTYIRTDKDLPPVAIIDRSPITTRHKIVFAIIALVGAIAWAVIAFFRGETVNAVWFVIAAICTYVIGFRFYARLIEMKIVRPRDDNATPAELFENATDYVPTDRRVLFGHHFAAIAGAGPLVGPVLAMQMGYLPGTIWIIVGAVVAGCVQDYLVLAISVRRRGRSLGQMARDELGAVGGVSAIVGVLVIMVILLAVLALVVVNALAESPWGVFSIAMTIPIAIFMGLYLRFLRPGRVSEVSLIGVVLLLFAVVSGGWVAETDWGTDWFTLSKVTLSWCIIVYGLAASVLPVWLLLAPRDYLSTFMKVGTIALLAIGILIARPVMEAPAISQFAASGTGPVFAGSLFPFLFITIACGALSGFHSLISSGTTPKLLEKEGQMRLIGYGGMLTESFVAIMALITAAIVNQHLYFVINAPSAQTGTTAQTAATYVNSLGLSGSPITPDEITAAAAGVGEETIVSRTGGAPTLAFGMSQVLHQVFGGEGLKAFWYHFAIMFEALFILTTVDAGTRVARFMLSDGLSNLGGPMRKFRNPSWRVGAWACSVVVVAAWGSTLLMGVTDPLGGINTLFPLFGIANQLLAAIALTVVTVVVIKRGLVKWAWIPGIPLTWDLIVTMTASWQKIFSGDPKVGYWKQHSQYVAAKEAGKSTFGAAKSPEQIDAVIRNTFIQGTLSVIFAVLVLIVFLAGVMMALRALRGTGRPLTDDDPTPSRLFAPSGLIPTRLEKEVQKQWDALPGTRVGPHAKSVGTSPH